The genomic interval CACAGACCCTGTCATACCCCTTTCCCCTGTCACGCCTTTTTAAAACAAGGCATCTCTGCCCCTGCCGGTCTTCATTTCCGAAAGTCGAAACGCTGTACCTCTCTTTAGGCAGTCTGCCGGCCAACAGATCGAGGGCTGTGCTCACCTTGACGGGTATGGACGTCAATTTTTCGAGGCTGGCATTCTTCTGCGCCTTTGTGTAAAAGCGGTTTTCCGCATGTGAAATCAAATAGATCCGTTCACCGTCATATGAAAAGCTCAGGGAGGGTCGCCCGGCGGGCCCGATGAGCTCGATGCGTATTTTTTCATTCCCGGAAGCGGCCCAGAGGATCCTTGCCGTTTGCTCGCCTTTTTCGTCGCTCAAGTGCATGCGGCCGCTGCCTTTGAATGACAGCAGCGTGGCGTTTTTCCGCTGCAGTTTATCGAGAAGGGCGGCCGCCTCCGGTGCCCCCTGCACGACACCCGGCCTTTGCTTCACCGCAGCGCATCCGTTGATAAAAAGCGATAAAACAATCAGAAACAGGGCCGGCTGCAGCGCTAGCGGGATGTTGAAACGGCGAGGTATAGGGGTTGACATCATGATGTTCCGGTTCGGCTCAGTGGGAAGGGCATCCCTCTTTTCCCGGCATTGCGGCAACCGGTCGCCGATTAGCGGCCGCTGTCTTTAAGGAGCGTCTCGATCTTTTTTTCCACGTTTTCGCGCTCGCTGTTGCCTTTGTCGATGGAAAGCCTGTAATATTTCAGGGCATTGTCCGTATCGCCCATCTGCCGGTAGGCGTCTCCCACGTGCTCCAGGATGATGGGATCGTCCTGCGTAAGCTCCACCGCCCGCTGAAGATACGTCAGGGCGTCTTCGAAGCGTCCCATTTTAAAATAGACCCACCCCAGGCTGTCGGTGATGTACCCGTCTTCGGGTTTTTGTTTCAGGGCTTCTTTTATCAGCCGTTCCGCCTCCTCCAAATG from Deltaproteobacteria bacterium carries:
- a CDS encoding DUF4292 domain-containing protein encodes the protein MMSTPIPRRFNIPLALQPALFLIVLSLFINGCAAVKQRPGVVQGAPEAAALLDKLQRKNATLLSFKGSGRMHLSDEKGEQTARILWAASGNEKIRIELIGPAGRPSLSFSYDGERIYLISHAENRFYTKAQKNASLEKLTSIPVKVSTALDLLAGRLPKERYSVSTFGNEDRQGQRCLVLKRRDRGKGYDRVCVEVESDAISTFESFDADGRLEYRVECTAVRRISGFLIPEELSFCNGEAACMQITVKKVWPNAPVADRLFVLKKPK